The stretch of DNA CGCTCGCCCAGGATCAGGTTGGGCAGCAGCACCGACGGCGTCCGGATCAGCCGGCGCGCCAGGAAGGCCTCCCAGCCCGGGAGGCGATAGGCGCCGACCATGGGCACGCCGGACAGTGCCAGCTCCAGCGTCACGGTGCCGGAGGCCGCCAGCGCCGCCCGTGCCCGCCGGAACGCCGCGAACTTCTCGGCCTCCCCGTCGATCACCCGCGGACGGACCGCCCAGCTCGCGACTGCGGCGCGCAGCCGCTTCGCATGGCGCGGCACCGTGGGCAGGACGATGTCGAAGGGGCCGGCCCGCTGTATCGCCAGGGCCAGCGCTTCGCCGAAAACGTTCGTCAGCCGCGCCACCTCGCCAGAACGGCTGCCCGGCAGCGCCAGCACCAGCGGCGGCGCGGCGGAGCGCGCCGCCGTCTCCTGCGGATCTGGTCGCAGTTCGCCCAGGCGCTCGATCAAGGGATGGCCGACATAGGTGCAGGGCGGCCCGCCCAGCCGCTGATGCGCAGCCGGCTCGAACGGCAGCAGGGCCAGGACATGGTCGACATAGGCCGCCATGTCGCGCGCTCGCCCGGATCGCCAGGCCCAGACCGACGGCGAGACGTAGTCGACGATCGGCAGGCCCGGCAGGCGCCGCCGCACGCGCTTTGCGACCGCGTGGGTAAAGCCGGGACTATCGATGATCACCAGCACGTCAGGCGGCTCGGCCACCACCGCGTCGATCGTCTGCCAGGCCCGCGCATAGATCGTCGGAAACCGCGCGAGGACCGGGGCAAATCCCATCACCGCGACGTCGTCGAGGGGAAACAGGCTTTCCATGCCTTCGGCGCTCATCGCCGGGCCGGCGACGCCGCGAAAGCGGACCGCGCCGGCGAGCCGCCGGCGCAACGCCTGCATCAGCTTGAAGCCGAGCTGGTCGCCCGAGGGTTCTCCGACCACCAGGAAGACGTCGAGCGGCGCACCGGTCATCTTGCGACCCCGAGGATGAACAGGCCGAGCTTCTCCGCCTCGGCCAGGGTCTGCTGCCGCTCGACGACCAGGACGCCACCGGCCTCGACCGCGATGCCGGCAAGCCCGGCCCGAACCGCCAGCCGCACGGTCCTCGGGCCGATCACCGGCAGGTCGGCGCGCATGTCCTGGCCGGGCTTGGGCGCCTTCACCATCACCCCGCCGCGATGCTCGGCCAGCACCGGCCGGCCATGACGCAGCAGGCGGCCGAGCAGCCCGTGCCGCCGCAACGCCGAGACGCGGCGCAGCATCGCGTCCGTCCCCTCTGCGGCCTCGACCGCCAGGACCCGCCCGTCGGCCACGACCACCGCCTGGCCGACATCGAGCGGCCCGAACGCCCGCAGCGCCTCCACGCCCCTGGCGATGTCAGCCATGGCGCTCTCGCCCGGGTCTCGGCCGGCGAGCAGGCCGATTGCGGCCATCAGCCCCGGAGCCACGTCGCGCACGCCAACCACGGGAAAGCCGCTGTGCTCCAGGAAGGCGATGACGCCGCGCAGGACATTGTCGTCGCCGCCCCGCACGATCCGGCGGATCTCGTCGCGGTTGAGCGCCGCCTGCCAGGCCGCGAGCACCAGGCCGAGCCCCGGCCTGTGGACGGTTCCGGCCATGACGATGCGGCCGACGCCGAGGCGCCCCAGCGCCGCCACCGCCCCGGCAGGGTCCATCATCCCGATCGGCTCTTGGGCGAACCCGGCGAAATCGGCGTCCGCCACGCCCCGCAGCGGCATCACCACCACGGCTTCGCCGCGCGCGGCGACCTCGGCGGCGATCTCGGCCGGCAACCGGCCGGCTCCGGCGATGATCGCCAGGGGAGCGGGCCTGGAGCTCGCGCCGGGGCTCAAGCGTCGGCGCCCGCCGCGTCGCGCGGCGTGCAGATCGCCCGATCGCCGCCCGCCCGGACGAAGGACACCATCTCCTGCACCAGCGGCTCGTCGACGAACTCGGACGCGACGTCCTCGAGCCGCTCCTTCAGCGTGCCCTCGTCGGCGAACAGCAGGCGGTAGGCCCGGCGCAGGGCGTGGATCTGCTCGCGCTCGAAGCCGCGCCGCTTCAGGCCGACGATGTTGAGGCCGGCGAGATGGGCACGGTTGCCGATCGCCA from Labrys wisconsinensis encodes:
- the lpxB gene encoding lipid-A-disaccharide synthase produces the protein MTGAPLDVFLVVGEPSGDQLGFKLMQALRRRLAGAVRFRGVAGPAMSAEGMESLFPLDDVAVMGFAPVLARFPTIYARAWQTIDAVVAEPPDVLVIIDSPGFTHAVAKRVRRRLPGLPIVDYVSPSVWAWRSGRARDMAAYVDHVLALLPFEPAAHQRLGGPPCTYVGHPLIERLGELRPDPQETAARSAAPPLVLALPGSRSGEVARLTNVFGEALALAIQRAGPFDIVLPTVPRHAKRLRAAVASWAVRPRVIDGEAEKFAAFRRARAALAASGTVTLELALSGVPMVGAYRLPGWEAFLARRLIRTPSVLLPNLILGERAIPELLQEDATPPRLAEALVPLIGEGPERRHQLEALGRLDGLMRLEGEAPSERAARIVLETIEAKRAAR
- a CDS encoding LpxI family protein, with protein sequence MSPGASSRPAPLAIIAGAGRLPAEIAAEVAARGEAVVVMPLRGVADADFAGFAQEPIGMMDPAGAVAALGRLGVGRIVMAGTVHRPGLGLVLAAWQAALNRDEIRRIVRGGDDNVLRGVIAFLEHSGFPVVGVRDVAPGLMAAIGLLAGRDPGESAMADIARGVEALRAFGPLDVGQAVVVADGRVLAVEAAEGTDAMLRRVSALRRHGLLGRLLRHGRPVLAEHRGGVMVKAPKPGQDMRADLPVIGPRTVRLAVRAGLAGIAVEAGGVLVVERQQTLAEAEKLGLFILGVAR